GTTAATCCAAAGATAATCGGCAAGGAAGGTAGTCAAGAAGTTGTTGAGGGATGCTTAAGTAATCCTAATGTATTTGGAAAATTATTAAGACCAAAAACAGTAAGAGTGCAAGCACTTAATGAAAAAGGTGAAGAAATAATATTAACAGGTACAGGAGATTTAGCGAAATGTTTTTGTCACGAAATTGATCATTTAGAAGGTATTCTTTTTACTGATTTTGTTACTGAATATATAAAAATATAATAGATATTAAATTTTCAGATACCGTATTATTCAAAATTGAATTTGCGGTATTTTTGCTGCATAATTCTAAAATCAATCACATGAAATAAAAAACTTAAAAAACATTGAGCAATATGAGTTGACTTGA
The DNA window shown above is from Clostridium beijerinckii and carries:
- the def gene encoding peptide deformylase produces the protein MALRQIRLFGDEILRKKSREVEVVDEKIRQILDDMTETMYNEENGGGLAAPQIGILKRLVVIDMGQGLIKLVNPKIIGKEGSQEVVEGCLSNPNVFGKLLRPKTVRVQALNEKGEEIILTGTGDLAKCFCHEIDHLEGILFTDFVTEYIKI